The genomic DNA GAAATGGATAGGAGGTATTTGAAGTCTCCCGGTCCTATTCCGGCTTTCTCATAGCGTTCGTTGCGAATAATCCTCGTATTGCACAAGGTGCTCCCGAACGACGGCTCAAGCGCGTTGACGATCCCTATCGCCACCAGGAACAAACCGTATCGATCGCCGTCAAGCTTCCACGCCAAAAACGGATACACGAGAAGCTGCAGCGTCCCTACGAGAACCACGGTCGCACCGATAGTGAGAGCGAAATCGGTCGATGCTTTTTTCAAGAAGTCTTTTTTCATGGTTTCACGATCATCGAATAACCGTTTTGCCCCGATCAGGACTCAAGAAAGCCTCTAACGAGCCGTTCCGTATTCTCGAGCGCAGCCTCGTGCCAGACGTAGGATTTCAAGCTGTCAGAAACGGATTCGACCTCTACGCTCATGCGCCCCACAAATTCAGATGCGTCCTTCACAAGCTCGGCCGCACCTGACCTCATCAGCGGTTGAGCAATTTCACTGTCAACCGTATCCAGGATGAACACGCGCTTTCTATAGGCTATAGCCTCGAAAAGCACCGTGCTCGATATCCCTACGACAACTGTCGCCCTTTGCAGATACCAATCGATATCCCCGGTCTCCGCGATCTCAACCCTGGTGCCGACCTCCGTCAATTCAGGATGGACGACCCTCCACGAGTTTCTTTCGGAAGGATGCAGTTTCACGACAATGCGGTATTCGTTCGCACGCGGATCCCGAGCAAGATCGCACACGAACGAGGAAACCGCACCGTTGTCATAACCCTGAGACACCACCAAGACGAAAGGAACGTGCTCGTCTACCTGTTCTTTTTCGATGTCGAAAGACGCTTTCAACCCTCGCTCAAGCGGAATGGATCCTACGGCGATCATCCGTCGATCCCTATCCGGCACAACGCATTCGTCAATCCAATACTGACCGAATGCGGCGATACGGTCAGGAAGGTATCTTCCGCAGTCCGGCGCATCAAGATTGTACGCAATATGACCAGGCCCTATTTGCCCATGCTGGAGTTCGATTACCGGTATGTCCAGCTCATGAAGAACTTCGTTGCAGACGAGACAGAACACCGAGTAATGCTCGACCTCGACGACGCATTCAGGTTGCCATCTTGAGAAGATTTCACGAAACGATTTCGAAAGCGCGTAATAGCCAGTCACCACGTAAGAGGTTCTTTTAGCCAGAGCCTCCCGATCAATCTCGACATCGAATTCACACTCGAGCAGCCCCACCAATTCCGCAAGGTCGGACAAAACGCAACGAGACGCTTTCTCCCACTTTCTTGTTGCAAGAGCAACAAGCCATCTAGCCTCTAGGATATCCGTGTATATCGTAAGATCTTCAAGGGAGTCTTTTACATGGGCAAGCTTATGGGGACGCTCCAGAATCGAGCAGTCGTCTGCAAGGTCTCGAGCCAGATCCTCGAGGAACACGTTGCAAACGCCGTTCGAACCAGCGGTTTTCTTCCAATTGCCTAAAAAGACAACCTTCTTGCCTTCCCTTACCCCCGTCTCGATACCGCTCCGCGATTCACCCAGCTGCATGAGGAGACGAGGCAGGCTTCTTGCGATATTAGCCTTTGAAAACTGCGCATGAAAATCAGGATGCCCACCGAATTCGAAACGTCGAACCTGCTTGCATACCGAGTCGAACAGCCACTTCCTCAGAAGATGCCAATAGTGCATGCCATCGACATTTCGACTGAAAACATCATGGCGATTCTCAAATGCAAGAAACGCTTGCACGAGAAGCACCCTGTTCCCGTAATCCACTCCAGCCACGCCCGGTTCGTTCAAATCCGTAAACAAACTCATAGCCGCCAAAAGCTTCCATAAGACGAGAAGCGCTTCGCGTCCAATATTCCTTTAACATCCAAAAGCACCTTGCTTTCGTCGGGCTTGTCTCCGAAGAAAGCATCAATACGCTCGAAGCCCAGCTCTTTGAACTCATCATGGGCAACCGCGACAATCAGGCAATCTGCGTTCGCAATATCACCCGACTCGCGTAGCTGCATGCCGTAAACCTGCTTCACCTCGTCTCCCGAAGCCCAAGGATCCACCACCGACGGCTCGACTCCATATTCCTTTAGCCTCATGACAATGTCGTACACCTTGGAATTTCGAACATCGGGACAGTTCTCTTTGAAGGTAATGCCCAAGACGACCACGTTCGAGGACTTGGGAGCAAGCCCAACTCGCACCATCTCCCTGATGGCCGTCTCGGCAACAAACCCTCCCATGGCATCGTTCACTCTTCTGCCCGAAAGAATGATCTGAGAGTGGTAACCGAGCTTCTCGGCCTCGTAGGTAAAGTAATACGGATCAACGCCGATGCAATGCCCACCAACCAGTCCTGGTTTAAAGCCGAGCGCATTCCACTTCGTGTTCATGCCCTCCACGACTTCGCTCGTATCGATACCCATGCGGTCGAAGACCATGGCAAGCTCGTTCATGAAGGCAATATTGATATCGCGCTGGGAGTTCTCCACTACCTTAATTGCTTCAGCTGTTTTGATCGAGGAGACCGGATAGGTGCCTGCCTCTATCACGATGTCGTACACGCGTTTGATTTCTTCAAGGGACTCATCATCCATGCCCGAAACGATTTTTCGGATAGTGGTCAAGGTATGGACTTTGTCCCCGGGGTTGATTCGCTCAGGACTGTAACCCACTTTGAAATCAACGCCGCACCGCAATCCGGATTCCCTCTCAAGGATAGGAACGCATACGTCCTCCGTGACCCCAGGATAGACGGTAGATTCGAAAACCACGATCGAACCCCATTCAAGGTGACGGCCAAGCATGGTCGACGCCCCAACAACCGGCGACAGATCGGGGGTCTTGTCCTGATTGATCGGAGTAGGAACAGCAACTATATGAAAACGCGCTTCCCGTAAACGTTCGGGATTCGACGTGAAGTCGACGCCTGTGGAGCTGATCGCCTCGTCGCCTACTTCTTTCGTCGGATCGACCCCCTTTCGGTACAAGCGGATTTTCTCTTCGTTGACATCGAATCCGACAACTTCGATATGCTTAGCGAACTCAACCGCTATCGGCATGCCAACATATCCCAGTCCGATAAGGGATAGCTTCGTCTTCCGCTCGACCAAATCTTGGTACACGCTCACTTTACCGTTTTCCTATTCTCTTCAGAACTGCATGAAACATCTGCCAAAACAGGCAGTAGCCTGCATATGGCTTGCTCAAACCTTCAATCTCCGTATACAGGAACCATGTTCCCTTCACTGCCGAAACCTTATTCGCGCTGAGCGAATCGCTTCGCTTCCTATTCGCCGCCAACACTTCATCGAACCCATGAAGACATCCGTACAGCTTTATAACCTGGAGCCACGTTGCGGCATCCTGCCTTTTTCGTATATCCGGCATGACGAGAGCTTTTTTATCGACGAGCTCGGTATCGAACATGATCGTGTGCGAGCAGGTGGGAGGTTTTTTCAGAAATTTTTTATAGTCGAGACGCTCATCGATATGAACGATGTTGCGAAAGCTTCCGTCTTCGTTCACCGTCTCGTACGACGTCATGCATGCTCCGAAACGGTTCTCGGTCATGAAGGTGATCTGCCTCTCCAACTTCTCTTTCTTCCAGTAGTCGTCGGAATCCAAATAGGCAATAAACCTGCCGCACGCAGCCGCTAAAGCCCTGTTCCTAGAAAAAGCCGCTCCCCTGTTGCAATCGTTTCTCAATACGACGAAACGATGATCCCGCTCCGAAAACTGAAGGGCTATCTCAAGCGATCCATCCGAACTGCAGTCGTCAACCAGAATCGCCTCCCAGGAAGACAGGCTTTGAGATACGATCGAATCCAATGTTTCAGCCAGATATCGCTCGCAGTTGTAAAGAGGAATGATGATGCTCACGAGTGGGGCGTCGGCCTCGCCGAATTCCCAAAACTCGATCAGATGCTCGTCAGCGCCGGCGTGTATGGAGCAGAACTTTCGCACTTCGAAGGCGCGCGTCTTATCGTCGCGTAAAGACTCCACTTCAGAAGACAACGCTCATACCCCCGTCTTGTTGATGATGGATTTGAATGTTTCGAGAAATACAACCACGTCCAGTTTGAGATTCGCGTTCCGCACGTAGTACAGCTCAAGTTGTTGGCGACTGCCGTCTTCGTAGGTTGCATCGTTTCTTGCTTGAACCTGCCA from Eggerthella lenta DSM 2243 includes the following:
- a CDS encoding capsular biosynthesis protein, whose translation is MAGVDYGNRVLLVQAFLAFENRHDVFSRNVDGMHYWHLLRKWLFDSVCKQVRRFEFGGHPDFHAQFSKANIARSLPRLLMQLGESRSGIETGVREGKKVVFLGNWKKTAGSNGVCNVFLEDLARDLADDCSILERPHKLAHVKDSLEDLTIYTDILEARWLVALATRKWEKASRCVLSDLAELVGLLECEFDVEIDREALAKRTSYVVTGYYALSKSFREIFSRWQPECVVEVEHYSVFCLVCNEVLHELDIPVIELQHGQIGPGHIAYNLDAPDCGRYLPDRIAAFGQYWIDECVVPDRDRRMIAVGSIPLERGLKASFDIEKEQVDEHVPFVLVVSQGYDNGAVSSFVCDLARDPRANEYRIVVKLHPSERNSWRVVHPELTEVGTRVEIAETGDIDWYLQRATVVVGISSTVLFEAIAYRKRVFILDTVDSEIAQPLMRSGAAELVKDASEFVGRMSVEVESVSDSLKSYVWHEAALENTERLVRGFLES
- a CDS encoding glycosyltransferase family 2 protein; its protein translation is MSSEVESLRDDKTRAFEVRKFCSIHAGADEHLIEFWEFGEADAPLVSIIIPLYNCERYLAETLDSIVSQSLSSWEAILVDDCSSDGSLEIALQFSERDHRFVVLRNDCNRGAAFSRNRALAAACGRFIAYLDSDDYWKKEKLERQITFMTENRFGACMTSYETVNEDGSFRNIVHIDERLDYKKFLKKPPTCSHTIMFDTELVDKKALVMPDIRKRQDAATWLQVIKLYGCLHGFDEVLAANRKRSDSLSANKVSAVKGTWFLYTEIEGLSKPYAGYCLFWQMFHAVLKRIGKR
- a CDS encoding nucleotide sugar dehydrogenase, which translates into the protein MSVYQDLVERKTKLSLIGLGYVGMPIAVEFAKHIEVVGFDVNEEKIRLYRKGVDPTKEVGDEAISSTGVDFTSNPERLREARFHIVAVPTPINQDKTPDLSPVVGASTMLGRHLEWGSIVVFESTVYPGVTEDVCVPILERESGLRCGVDFKVGYSPERINPGDKVHTLTTIRKIVSGMDDESLEEIKRVYDIVIEAGTYPVSSIKTAEAIKVVENSQRDINIAFMNELAMVFDRMGIDTSEVVEGMNTKWNALGFKPGLVGGHCIGVDPYYFTYEAEKLGYHSQIILSGRRVNDAMGGFVAETAIREMVRVGLAPKSSNVVVLGITFKENCPDVRNSKVYDIVMRLKEYGVEPSVVDPWASGDEVKQVYGMQLRESGDIANADCLIVAVAHDEFKELGFERIDAFFGDKPDESKVLLDVKGILDAKRFSSYGSFWRL